A portion of the uncultured Draconibacterium sp. genome contains these proteins:
- a CDS encoding baseplate J/gp47 family protein produces MAKCGKDILLSREGTEQQERFIDSLNPEALKLNDFGLEQWMEFAYNFASHVNYFDTKNSTAPDGNWQDFFKSKTELKEFLSELEKDGAVTPHLALFITFIKLLEHTKQRFNKLTKRHLDFYFARILQIEKQKITPDKVHVVFELAKNAVAENIGNDTQLDGGKDANGKKLIYKTTDTLVANQTKVASLKSVFNDHFNSKLKAATVANSFDGNGEDFPDKEVKWWPFGYYEEEGKSAINEYPELPDAKIGFALAGEILQLQEGVRTVQVRLSFSKALSQSITFEDLEENLEIYCTGENDWLGPFKIVNTPEFASQSESNRKYLNIAFQIPADEKALVAYKAKIHGENFNTSQPVSRFLIKTEHKKGHRLYRNLLAQNITKIELKVNVRGIKNPLIQNDVGVLNAQKPFYPFGVRPVEKSKFYIDYPQLFRKNWNNLKVYLEWKNVPDNFKDWYDAYKNEWSKDLSKSKVAQFYGLKKKSDLIVNGDGFFTAGIEIFENSVWQSIDEPQTIRLFNRNSDVCYAEFSIPNANEYNTAGPIRLSLNESFLHEMFPRLYALSITDENASIPNEPYTPFVEQISMEYSAWATFNPGGQNYNNSFQLFHEHPFGQSEILLPTDENSELFVVPEYCKGGNLYIGLQNAEPQQIISLLIQVLEGSENPEVESFVGKQHVEWDVLCSNSWRSLDSTAIITNNTENLLKSGILKFSLPKEANSDNTLLPGGLTWLRARIHKNYNAVSKVIGIHAQAVQAKFYNNQNNLQHLGEGLPAETISKMLNRIPKVKGITQPYNSFGGKQAESDEAYYRRVSERLRHKNRAITVWDYEHLVLQNFPEIHKAKCLSHTCTKVVDSKRQMKYLAPGSVVLVVIPDIVNKNVFDIYKPRVSKATLARIQTFLKKHNSKLIQTRVINPEYEEVRIYLKVKFHKGYDNVYYKTVLNDDITRFLSPWAFDRTAPIKFGQILHQSLIINYAEQLDYVDFVSNVRLFQKNTGSEVEQEVNVAAPSSPEVILVSTKAHSINDAENDCLETAIEPAEICQK; encoded by the coding sequence ATGGCAAAATGTGGCAAAGACATATTATTATCGCGTGAAGGAACTGAGCAACAGGAGCGGTTTATAGATTCGCTGAATCCGGAGGCATTAAAACTGAATGATTTTGGTTTGGAGCAATGGATGGAATTTGCGTATAATTTTGCTTCTCATGTGAATTATTTTGATACGAAAAATTCTACTGCTCCGGATGGAAACTGGCAAGACTTTTTTAAGTCAAAAACCGAGCTGAAAGAATTTCTTTCGGAACTGGAAAAAGATGGTGCAGTTACTCCGCACCTGGCATTATTTATAACTTTTATTAAACTGCTTGAACACACAAAACAGCGCTTTAATAAACTTACAAAACGACACCTCGATTTCTATTTTGCCCGGATATTGCAAATAGAAAAACAGAAAATAACACCTGATAAAGTACATGTTGTTTTTGAACTGGCAAAAAATGCTGTCGCCGAAAATATCGGAAACGATACCCAGCTCGACGGAGGAAAAGATGCAAATGGGAAAAAACTGATTTATAAAACAACCGACACATTGGTTGCTAACCAAACAAAAGTTGCCAGTCTGAAAAGTGTATTCAACGATCACTTTAATAGTAAGCTAAAAGCTGCCACCGTAGCCAATTCTTTTGATGGTAATGGTGAAGATTTCCCTGATAAGGAAGTAAAGTGGTGGCCGTTTGGTTATTATGAAGAGGAAGGGAAATCTGCCATAAACGAATATCCTGAACTGCCCGATGCTAAAATTGGGTTTGCATTGGCCGGAGAAATTTTGCAATTGCAGGAAGGCGTTAGAACAGTACAGGTGCGTTTAAGTTTTTCAAAAGCACTTTCGCAAAGTATTACTTTCGAAGATTTAGAAGAAAATCTTGAAATATACTGTACCGGGGAAAATGACTGGCTTGGTCCTTTTAAAATTGTAAATACGCCAGAGTTTGCCTCACAGTCGGAAAGCAACCGTAAGTATCTAAACATTGCATTTCAAATTCCTGCTGATGAAAAGGCGTTGGTAGCTTACAAGGCTAAAATACACGGAGAAAATTTTAATACTTCGCAGCCGGTTTCGCGCTTCCTAATAAAAACTGAACACAAAAAAGGGCATCGTTTGTATCGCAATTTGTTGGCTCAGAACATTACTAAAATTGAGCTGAAAGTAAATGTGCGTGGAATTAAAAATCCTTTAATACAAAACGACGTAGGCGTATTAAATGCACAAAAACCATTTTATCCTTTTGGCGTCAGGCCGGTAGAGAAATCAAAATTTTATATTGATTATCCCCAATTATTCAGAAAAAATTGGAACAATTTAAAAGTATATCTGGAATGGAAAAACGTACCCGACAATTTTAAAGATTGGTATGATGCATATAAAAATGAGTGGAGTAAGGATTTATCGAAGAGTAAAGTAGCACAGTTTTATGGCCTCAAAAAGAAATCTGACTTAATTGTAAATGGCGATGGATTTTTTACAGCCGGGATTGAGATCTTTGAGAATAGCGTTTGGCAATCGATTGATGAGCCACAAACTATTCGTTTGTTTAACAGAAATTCTGATGTTTGTTATGCCGAATTCTCGATACCAAACGCCAACGAGTATAATACTGCCGGACCGATTCGTTTATCGTTGAATGAATCATTTTTACACGAAATGTTTCCGCGGCTCTACGCACTGTCAATAACCGATGAAAATGCGTCGATTCCTAACGAGCCATATACGCCATTTGTAGAGCAGATCAGTATGGAGTATTCGGCATGGGCAACTTTTAACCCGGGAGGCCAAAATTATAATAACAGCTTTCAGCTTTTCCACGAACATCCATTCGGACAAAGTGAAATTTTGTTGCCAACAGATGAAAATTCAGAGTTGTTTGTAGTGCCTGAGTATTGCAAAGGCGGCAACTTATATATTGGGCTTCAGAATGCTGAGCCGCAACAAATAATTTCGCTTTTAATACAGGTATTGGAAGGTAGTGAAAATCCTGAGGTTGAGTCGTTTGTTGGAAAACAACATGTGGAATGGGATGTGCTTTGTTCAAACAGTTGGCGGTCATTAGATTCAACAGCAATTATTACTAACAACACCGAAAACCTGCTAAAATCAGGAATACTGAAATTCAGTTTGCCAAAAGAAGCAAACAGCGATAATACCTTGCTGCCTGGTGGTTTAACATGGTTGCGTGCCCGCATTCATAAAAATTACAACGCTGTTTCAAAAGTTATCGGCATTCACGCTCAGGCTGTTCAGGCTAAGTTTTATAACAACCAAAATAACCTTCAACATTTAGGTGAAGGATTACCTGCTGAAACAATTTCAAAGATGTTGAATCGTATTCCTAAAGTGAAAGGAATTACTCAGCCTTACAACTCGTTTGGTGGTAAACAAGCAGAAAGTGATGAAGCTTATTATCGCAGGGTCAGCGAGCGGCTACGACATAAAAACCGGGCGATAACAGTTTGGGATTACGAGCATCTGGTGTTGCAAAATTTCCCTGAAATTCATAAAGCAAAATGTTTATCACACACCTGTACAAAAGTGGTCGACAGTAAACGGCAAATGAAATATCTTGCTCCGGGAAGTGTAGTGCTGGTTGTAATTCCTGACATCGTTAATAAAAATGTTTTTGATATTTATAAGCCACGGGTGAGCAAAGCTACCTTGGCAAGAATTCAAACATTTCTTAAAAAGCATAATTCGAAACTGATTCAAACACGGGTAATTAATCCGGAATATGAAGAAGTGCGGATTTATTTGAAAGTGAAATTCCACAAAGGATACGATAATGTTTATTACAAAACAGTATTGAACGACGACATCACACGCTTTCTTTCGCCCTGGGCTTT
- a CDS encoding GPW/gp25 family protein, with the protein MTTYNSFLGTGWSFPPEFTKVTKGVKMLRDEEDIKSSLEILLSTRLGERIMVPDYGCNLDELLFKPLNVTVKTYVIDLIQTAILYHEPRIDARKISIDETYELNGELLINIEYIVRATNSRKNMVFPFYKGEGTEI; encoded by the coding sequence ATGACAACATACAACTCATTTTTAGGAACAGGATGGAGTTTCCCGCCTGAATTTACGAAAGTAACGAAAGGAGTGAAAATGCTTCGGGATGAAGAGGACATAAAAAGCAGCCTTGAAATCTTGCTATCAACTCGTTTAGGAGAACGTATCATGGTTCCCGATTACGGATGTAATCTTGATGAGCTGTTGTTTAAACCACTGAATGTTACCGTAAAAACATATGTGATTGATTTAATACAAACTGCAATTCTTTATCATGAACCACGGATTGATGCCCGGAAGATCAGCATCGATGAAACCTATGAATTGAACGGAGAATTGCTGATCAATATCGAATACATTGTTCGGGCAACAAACTCGAGAAAAAATATGGTATTCCCATTTTACAAAGGCGAAGGCACCGAAATTTAA
- a CDS encoding PAAR domain-containing protein, translating to MPLAARINDFHTCPMLNSNASPHIGGPVIGPGEPTVLIEGVPAAVVGDMATCSGPPDTIAVGSATVMIGGKPAARMGDLTVHGGMIAIGCTTVNIGG from the coding sequence ATGCCACTTGCAGCACGAATAAACGATTTTCATACCTGTCCGATGCTAAATTCGAATGCGTCGCCGCATATTGGCGGACCGGTAATTGGTCCGGGAGAACCAACGGTTTTAATTGAAGGCGTACCGGCAGCCGTTGTTGGCGATATGGCTACTTGCAGTGGCCCGCCTGATACAATTGCTGTGGGCTCTGCTACGGTAATGATTGGTGGTAAACCAGCCGCGCGAATGGGAGATTTAACAGTGCACGGAGGAATGATTGCTATCGGGTGTACAACAGTAAATATTGGAGGTTAA
- the vgrG gene encoding type VI secretion system tip protein VgrG, whose protein sequence is MPENRVIPTARSTDLVSFKILVDGEELSSVYQILSIAVEKEINRIPWAKIILHDGDPASQDFELSNEDLFIPGKEIEIKAGYHSQNETIFKGIVIRHNLKIRLSGAVLIVECKDLAVKLTVGRKSKYFYESKDSEILEQVIASYSLENEIEETNVEHPEMVQYNVSDWDFCVTRAQANGKVCVVDDGKISVVSPDYSQSEKLTLVYGATIFDFDAEIDARNQFENVTSYAWNAADQDLLEIESDTPHINSNGNISPEDLASVIGADKLELRDGSSMSDAGLQDWANAKSLFNQLSKIRGKVKFQGVHGVKPNTTIELAGVGNRFNGKVYVSAVRHQIADGDWTCDAQFGINSKWFSETIDINPLPASGLLAAVNGLQIAKVTQLQDDPKGEDRILVRMPLVNNQEQGVWARIATLDAGKERGSFFRPEIDDEVIVGFLNGNPNDPIILGMLNSSAKPAPITASDDNHEKGFVTRSGMKFIFDDDKKSVTLETPGGKIIKVDEDEGIIQLEDENSNILKLDDNGITIESEGDINLSATGDVKIDGTNVEISANANFTAAGNAGAEVSSPGVTEIKGSIVKIN, encoded by the coding sequence ATGCCTGAAAACAGAGTCATACCAACAGCCCGGTCAACCGATCTGGTTAGCTTCAAAATATTGGTAGATGGAGAAGAATTATCATCGGTTTACCAGATTTTGAGTATTGCAGTTGAAAAAGAGATCAATCGCATTCCGTGGGCAAAAATTATACTACATGATGGCGATCCGGCATCGCAGGATTTTGAATTGAGTAATGAAGATCTGTTTATTCCGGGTAAGGAAATTGAAATTAAAGCCGGATATCATTCGCAAAACGAAACCATTTTTAAAGGCATTGTAATTCGTCATAATTTAAAAATTCGTTTGAGTGGTGCAGTATTGATTGTTGAATGCAAAGATTTGGCTGTAAAACTTACTGTAGGAAGAAAATCAAAATATTTCTACGAAAGTAAAGACAGCGAGATTTTGGAACAGGTAATTGCTTCATACAGTCTGGAAAATGAAATTGAAGAAACAAATGTAGAGCATCCTGAAATGGTGCAATACAACGTTAGCGATTGGGATTTTTGTGTTACGCGTGCACAGGCTAACGGAAAAGTTTGCGTGGTTGACGATGGAAAAATCTCAGTGGTTAGTCCTGATTACAGTCAATCGGAAAAACTGACGCTGGTTTATGGGGCAACAATTTTTGATTTTGATGCAGAAATTGATGCACGAAACCAGTTTGAAAATGTGACGTCTTATGCATGGAATGCGGCCGACCAGGATTTGCTTGAGATAGAATCAGATACGCCACACATCAATTCAAACGGTAATATTTCTCCTGAAGATTTGGCATCGGTAATTGGTGCAGATAAATTAGAGTTAAGAGATGGTAGTTCAATGTCGGATGCTGGTTTGCAGGATTGGGCTAACGCTAAAAGCTTATTCAATCAGCTCTCAAAAATTCGGGGAAAAGTAAAGTTTCAGGGAGTACACGGTGTGAAACCCAATACAACTATTGAATTGGCCGGCGTGGGCAATCGTTTTAACGGGAAAGTTTATGTTTCAGCAGTTCGTCATCAAATTGCCGATGGAGATTGGACTTGCGATGCCCAGTTTGGCATAAATTCAAAGTGGTTTTCAGAAACGATAGATATAAATCCTTTACCGGCCTCAGGTTTGTTGGCTGCTGTTAACGGACTGCAAATTGCCAAGGTAACACAGCTTCAGGACGACCCAAAAGGCGAAGACCGAATTTTGGTGCGAATGCCACTGGTAAATAATCAGGAACAAGGTGTGTGGGCCCGAATTGCGACACTTGATGCAGGCAAAGAGCGTGGTTCTTTTTTCCGACCCGAAATTGACGACGAAGTAATTGTTGGTTTTTTAAACGGAAATCCAAACGATCCAATCATTCTCGGAATGCTGAACAGCAGTGCAAAACCTGCCCCAATTACGGCTTCGGATGACAATCATGAAAAGGGGTTTGTTACCCGCAGTGGAATGAAATTCATTTTTGACGATGATAAAAAGTCGGTAACTCTTGAAACTCCAGGAGGGAAAATTATCAAAGTGGATGAGGATGAAGGAATTATTCAGTTGGAAGACGAGAATTCGAATATTTTAAAGCTTGACGACAATGGAATTACAATTGAAAGTGAAGGAGATATAAACCTAAGTGCCACAGGCGACGTGAAAATTGATGGAACGAATGTAGAGATTTCGGCAAATGCCAATTTTACTGCCGCAGGCAATGCCGGTGCCGAAGTATCGTCGCCGGGCGTTACTGAAATTAAAGGATCAATAGTAAAAATAAACTGA
- a CDS encoding DUF5908 family protein, producing the protein MPIEIKELHIKIAVDENRSSALEQNSEPGESREEIIKACIEQVMEILSKKEER; encoded by the coding sequence ATGCCTATCGAAATTAAAGAATTGCACATAAAAATTGCAGTTGACGAGAATCGGTCTTCGGCTTTGGAACAAAATAGCGAACCAGGCGAAAGTCGGGAAGAAATAATTAAAGCCTGTATTGAACAGGTAATGGAAATTTTATCGAAAAAGGAGGAGCGTTAA
- a CDS encoding phage tail protein → MADYYPPLGFHFKVEFDGYPGEFQFQSVSGLTVDVETEQIAEGGENRFKHKVPVRTKYPNLVLKRGLLVNSELIKWFRNSVENLDFKPTNLIVKLLNEEHEPLISWNVVHAYPVKWSISDFNAEQNNLVIETLELTYNYFNVM, encoded by the coding sequence ATGGCTGATTATTACCCACCACTCGGTTTTCATTTTAAAGTTGAATTTGACGGTTATCCCGGCGAATTCCAGTTTCAGTCGGTTTCCGGCCTCACGGTTGATGTGGAAACCGAGCAGATTGCCGAAGGGGGAGAAAATCGCTTTAAGCACAAAGTTCCGGTTCGTACAAAGTATCCGAATTTGGTATTGAAACGCGGCTTGCTGGTTAATTCAGAACTAATAAAATGGTTCAGAAACTCAGTCGAAAATCTTGACTTTAAGCCGACAAACCTGATTGTAAAACTACTGAACGAAGAGCATGAACCTTTAATTAGCTGGAATGTGGTACATGCTTATCCGGTAAAGTGGAGCATCAGCGATTTTAATGCCGAGCAAAACAATCTGGTTATTGAAACACTGGAACTTACCTACAATTATTTTAACGTAATGTAG
- a CDS encoding phage tail protein — MATEYPIVKFHFQVDWGGTKIGFTEVSGLDVETEVVEYRHGASPEYVKTKMPGMQKYSNITLKRGTFATDNEYFDWWNTVKLNTIERRNITISLLNEEHSPVVVWKIKNAWPTKIQSTDLKADGNEVAIEKMELAHEGLSIQNE, encoded by the coding sequence ATGGCAACAGAATATCCAATTGTAAAGTTTCATTTTCAGGTTGATTGGGGCGGAACCAAAATCGGATTCACCGAGGTTTCGGGTTTAGATGTTGAAACCGAGGTGGTTGAATATCGACACGGCGCAAGTCCTGAATATGTAAAAACCAAAATGCCCGGAATGCAAAAGTACAGCAATATTACGCTTAAGCGGGGAACTTTTGCTACCGATAACGAATATTTTGATTGGTGGAATACGGTGAAATTAAATACCATCGAGCGTCGGAATATCACAATTAGTCTGCTAAACGAAGAGCATTCGCCCGTGGTAGTTTGGAAAATAAAAAATGCTTGGCCAACTAAAATTCAGTCGACCGATTTAAAGGCCGATGGCAACGAGGTGGCTATTGAAAAAATGGAACTGGCCCACGAAGGATTATCCATTCAAAATGAATAA
- a CDS encoding phage tail sheath family protein: MATTYKTPGVYVEEISVLPPSVAQVETAIPAFIGYTEKAKEIVDDDLLNTPKRITSLLEYEQYFGGADNEESIVVNIDDVYDSSGALTRKVEVPEPATKSPYKMYYSMQMYFANGGGPCYIISVGDYDATVSKTDLGANGGLAELAKEDEPTLIVFPDATSIAASNNFYGLAEEALTQCEKLQDRFAIIDTFNEAASFASTLRSGISLGTDFLKYGAAYYPWLKTSLPYAYNEGEVTIAHNETTPPAPTAAGAFDGLFINDSSVIANTELYNRIKTELAKQTVTLPPSGAMAGIYARVDRTRGVWKAPANVGVTNIISPNKKVSNQEQDGLNIDTSGKSINVIRAFAGRGTLVWGARTLAGNDNEWKYIPVRRFFNMVEESVKKATAQFVFEPNDSNTWVKVRAMIENFLVLQWRAGALAGAKPEEAFFVRVGLGQTMTAQDILEGKLNVEIGMAAVRPAEFIILKFSHKMQES, encoded by the coding sequence ATGGCAACAACGTACAAAACACCAGGCGTTTACGTCGAAGAGATTTCGGTTCTACCGCCTTCGGTGGCTCAGGTTGAGACCGCCATTCCTGCCTTTATTGGCTACACTGAAAAAGCAAAAGAAATTGTTGACGATGATTTGCTGAATACGCCCAAAAGAATAACATCATTGCTCGAGTATGAGCAATATTTTGGAGGAGCAGATAATGAAGAAAGCATTGTTGTAAATATCGATGATGTGTACGATTCTTCGGGAGCACTCACCCGTAAAGTTGAGGTACCCGAGCCCGCCACTAAATCGCCATACAAAATGTACTACTCTATGCAAATGTATTTTGCAAATGGAGGAGGGCCGTGCTATATTATTTCTGTTGGCGATTACGATGCTACGGTTAGCAAAACTGATTTGGGGGCTAACGGCGGATTAGCCGAACTGGCAAAAGAAGATGAGCCAACATTAATTGTCTTTCCTGATGCAACAAGTATTGCGGCGTCGAATAATTTTTACGGTTTGGCAGAAGAGGCGCTTACGCAGTGCGAAAAACTGCAAGACCGTTTTGCTATAATTGATACGTTTAATGAAGCAGCATCGTTTGCCAGTACTTTACGTTCGGGAATAAGTCTCGGAACAGATTTTCTGAAATACGGAGCAGCGTATTACCCCTGGTTAAAAACCAGCTTGCCCTATGCCTACAATGAAGGAGAAGTAACCATTGCGCATAACGAAACTACACCTCCTGCACCAACTGCAGCAGGTGCTTTTGATGGATTGTTTATTAACGATTCGAGTGTTATTGCAAATACAGAACTGTATAACCGGATTAAAACCGAATTGGCAAAACAAACGGTAACCTTGCCGCCTTCGGGTGCAATGGCTGGTATTTACGCCCGCGTTGATCGAACTCGTGGTGTGTGGAAAGCCCCTGCAAATGTTGGTGTTACAAATATTATTAGTCCGAACAAAAAAGTTAGTAACCAGGAGCAGGACGGTTTGAATATCGACACTTCCGGAAAATCGATAAACGTAATTCGCGCATTTGCCGGACGAGGTACCTTGGTGTGGGGAGCCCGCACACTTGCCGGAAACGACAATGAATGGAAATACATTCCTGTTCGCCGCTTTTTTAATATGGTTGAAGAATCGGTAAAAAAAGCTACTGCACAGTTTGTTTTTGAGCCAAACGATTCAAATACATGGGTAAAAGTTCGTGCAATGATCGAGAACTTTCTCGTTCTTCAGTGGCGCGCGGGTGCATTGGCCGGAGCCAAACCGGAAGAGGCATTCTTTGTACGTGTTGGACTTGGCCAGACAATGACCGCCCAGGACATTCTGGAAGGTAAGTTAAATGTAGAGATTGGTATGGCAGCAGTTAGGCCGGCTGAGTTTATCATTCTGAAATTCTCTCATAAAATGCAGGAATCATAA
- a CDS encoding DUF4255 domain-containing protein encodes MIYEALQILKEQLDRYLEEAGLGKIVVLENLALLDSGNDKADNLENKVVLSLLNIQEESTLKNIPASKVVNNKAEYYNPAVNVNLFFMVSANCDLYSNSLISISKTVEYFQGKKVFTAQNTVFNRSNVSMQELDDFKFIVELYTPGFEVWNHIWGTHGGRQLPSVIYKVQLLQVDRRKKQASAELITEINGTLTDINS; translated from the coding sequence ATGATTTATGAAGCTCTTCAAATCCTAAAAGAACAACTGGATCGTTATCTGGAAGAAGCCGGATTGGGTAAAATAGTAGTTTTAGAGAACCTGGCATTACTCGATTCCGGAAACGACAAAGCCGATAATCTGGAAAATAAAGTGGTGCTTTCGTTACTGAATATCCAGGAAGAATCAACATTAAAAAATATACCTGCAAGCAAAGTAGTTAACAACAAAGCCGAATATTATAATCCTGCAGTTAATGTAAACCTCTTTTTTATGGTTAGCGCCAATTGCGATTTGTATTCCAATTCTTTAATCAGCATTTCAAAAACAGTGGAGTACTTCCAGGGGAAAAAGGTTTTTACAGCACAAAACACTGTTTTTAACCGCTCTAATGTATCCATGCAGGAACTGGATGATTTTAAATTTATTGTTGAACTGTACACTCCGGGTTTTGAAGTGTGGAATCACATTTGGGGAACCCACGGTGGCCGACAATTACCTTCGGTTATTTACAAAGTACAACTATTGCAGGTTGACCGCCGCAAAAAACAAGCAAGCGCAGAACTAATAACCGAAATAAACGGAACTCTTACGGATATAAACTCATGA
- the dacB gene encoding D-alanyl-D-alanine carboxypeptidase/D-alanyl-D-alanine-endopeptidase: MRALYFSLLFLLFFGGHIIAQNNFESSVEQLLQQDDYKNASVGMNVIELESGKTIFSLNSDKLLIPASTMKLITSGTTLEILGADYRFKTQISYTGKIDKYGVLDGDLILTAGADPALGSEYFQDHYFEFLKNWAKQVKESGIKKVNGELILDDGIYDSERIPESWIWGDIGNYYGAGPDAFTVFDNLFRITFSSPKKEGRQTKVIQTYPKIGGLEIENEVLTADNNSDNAYVFGGPFDKHRIIRGTIPRNRRAFTIKASIPEPGEVLAESFRQQLREKGVFIDGETRFEKNLSKNTTLIYTQESPTLAEITEVLNHESVNLFAEHFLKQIAVEKSGLGNRNDAIELEKEYWKNRGLDIENIFIEDGSGLSHFNAVSPAFFTQFLKLMATNEAFVESLPVAGEGTFKRFDTKQLPGKTLQAKSGSMTRVRCYSGYLTTNNGNKLVFSFMFNHFGGSHSVLIKEIEHLFIKLKQNY; encoded by the coding sequence ATGCGCGCACTATATTTTTCTTTACTTTTTCTTTTGTTTTTTGGCGGGCACATTATCGCACAAAACAACTTTGAATCGTCTGTTGAGCAATTACTTCAGCAGGATGATTACAAAAATGCTTCGGTTGGGATGAATGTTATAGAACTCGAATCAGGCAAAACAATATTTAGCCTGAATTCCGATAAACTTCTTATTCCGGCTTCTACCATGAAGCTGATTACATCAGGAACGACTTTGGAAATATTAGGTGCTGATTACCGATTTAAAACACAAATATCGTACACGGGAAAAATAGATAAATATGGTGTTTTAGACGGTGACTTGATACTAACTGCCGGGGCAGATCCTGCATTGGGATCGGAATATTTTCAGGATCATTATTTTGAGTTTCTGAAAAACTGGGCCAAACAAGTTAAAGAATCAGGGATTAAAAAAGTTAACGGAGAACTGATACTTGACGATGGGATATATGATTCGGAACGAATACCGGAAAGTTGGATATGGGGAGACATTGGAAACTATTACGGCGCCGGTCCGGATGCTTTTACCGTTTTTGATAATCTGTTTCGAATTACTTTTTCGTCGCCTAAAAAAGAGGGGCGCCAAACCAAAGTTATACAAACCTATCCGAAAATTGGTGGACTTGAAATTGAAAATGAAGTGCTTACGGCTGATAATAACAGCGATAATGCTTATGTTTTTGGTGGCCCGTTTGATAAACACCGGATAATTCGTGGTACTATTCCTCGCAACCGCAGGGCTTTTACAATTAAAGCATCAATTCCAGAACCGGGCGAAGTTTTAGCAGAGTCTTTTCGTCAGCAACTACGCGAAAAGGGTGTTTTTATTGATGGTGAAACAAGATTTGAGAAAAACCTGAGTAAGAATACTACCTTGATTTATACACAGGAATCGCCAACTTTAGCCGAAATTACAGAAGTACTCAACCACGAAAGTGTAAACCTGTTTGCCGAACATTTTTTGAAACAAATTGCCGTTGAGAAAAGCGGACTAGGAAACCGCAACGATGCCATTGAACTTGAGAAAGAATACTGGAAGAACAGGGGACTGGACATAGAGAACATTTTTATTGAAGACGGTAGTGGCCTTTCACATTTTAATGCCGTTTCTCCTGCATTTTTCACTCAGTTTCTAAAATTAATGGCTACAAATGAAGCTTTTGTAGAATCATTGCCGGTAGCTGGAGAAGGTACATTTAAACGTTTCGATACCAAACAACTTCCTGGTAAAACTTTGCAGGCAAAAAGCGGTTCAATGACGCGTGTTCGTTGTTATTCCGGCTATCTTACTACCAACAACGGAAACAAGTTGGTATTTTCTTTCATGTTTAATCATTTTGGTGGTTCGCACAGTGTTTTAATTAAAGAAATTGAGCACCTTTTTATTAAGCTTAAACAAAACTACTAA
- the crcB gene encoding fluoride efflux transporter CrcB — translation MLRTILIVGTGGFIGSVLRYLVQIFVEKGMSTTFPWGTFVANMTGSFIIGVVFALAQKGNLLNAEWRMFLAVGFCGGFTTFSSFAYNNLTMLKEQAYGQFIMNVGGSLFFGLLAVYLGMILVRTIL, via the coding sequence ATGCTGCGAACAATATTAATAGTTGGCACCGGAGGTTTTATCGGAAGTGTTCTGCGCTACCTGGTACAAATTTTTGTTGAAAAAGGAATGAGCACCACTTTTCCGTGGGGAACATTTGTAGCCAACATGACCGGAAGTTTTATTATTGGAGTAGTGTTCGCGCTGGCGCAAAAAGGCAACCTGCTTAACGCCGAATGGCGCATGTTTTTAGCTGTTGGTTTTTGCGGAGGATTTACCACTTTTTCTTCCTTTGCTTATAACAACCTCACCATGTTAAAAGAGCAAGCTTACGGACAGTTCATTATGAACGTGGGTGGTAGTTTATTTTTTGGGCTGCTGGCAGTTTACCTCGGGATGATACTGGTTAGAACCATCCTTTAA
- a CDS encoding DUF190 domain-containing protein translates to MKTTEKTGILKIYIGESDKINGRVLFEEIVFEARNAGLAGATVYKGVMSFGASHSIHTMKIFALSSDLPVTIEIIDNIDKLDKFVEKLNKIMDESQRGGLVTFQELDVVRYEKGLKYREEYH, encoded by the coding sequence ATGAAGACAACAGAAAAAACCGGAATCCTTAAGATTTACATCGGAGAATCGGATAAAATAAATGGCCGGGTACTTTTTGAAGAAATTGTATTTGAAGCGCGAAATGCAGGACTGGCCGGAGCCACAGTCTATAAAGGAGTAATGTCGTTTGGTGCAAGCCACAGCATACATACAATGAAAATCTTTGCTCTATCGAGCGACTTACCGGTAACCATTGAAATAATCGACAACATTGATAAGCTTGATAAGTTTGTAGAAAAGCTCAATAAAATAATGGATGAAAGCCAACGAGGCGGATTGGTAACTTTCCAGGAGTTAGATGTTGTTCGCTACGAGAAAGGACTAAAATACCGCGAAGAATACCATTAA